A single Vespula vulgaris chromosome 3, iyVesVulg1.1, whole genome shotgun sequence DNA region contains:
- the LOC127062849 gene encoding platelet binding protein GspB-like isoform X25, whose amino-acid sequence MKILVSSLLFLVVSTTALSIQPNRVDLRRNSPINTISKIEASLGIRAQGKGAVNSGQSTAAHGGSSAVVNIGINAGGKGGVNSGKNTGAYAGSNVNAKIGLGAVVGAGVNSGKNTGAYGGSNANAKIGVATAVGAGVNSGKNTGSHGGSNANAKIGVATAVGAGVNSGKNTGSHGGSNANAKIGVATAVGAGVNSGKNTGSHGGSNANAKIGVATAVGAGVNSGKNTGGHGGSNVNAKIGIGAAGGVNARGDSKAGLGIYAGVHGGSHARADLGIKGGINAAGHGRSGSNTGANVNAGINVRTKEGSSAKASIGINAGVNVGAHGRSNAGAKIGINTRVHAGDNRGSKAGANLGISAGLHTRWNLPSQEHNQHKNHHESHLSYIPSFHNLPKLPHIPLPHIPLPHIPLPHIPFPPFHFWSTSTTSTTTEKPCESESTSSSTSKHPIETSSSSASPSSSSPKQPSVAPSSSASPSSFNSEQPSEAPSSSVSPSSESTPCEEPSKAPSSSASPSSSSSEQPSEAPSSSASPSSSSSEQPSAAPSSSASPSSSSSEQPSEAPSSSASPSSSSSEQPSAAPSSSASPSPSSSERPSEEPSSSASPSSSSSEKPSEAPSSPASPSSSSSEQPSEASSSSASPNSESTPCEEPSEAPSSSASPSSTSSEQPSEASSSSASPSSSSSEQPSEAPSSSASPSSSSSEQPSEAPSSSASPSSSSSEQPSEATSSSASPSPSSSEQPSEAPSSSASPSPSSSEQPSEAPSSSASPSSSSSEQPSEAPSSSAAPNSESTPCEEPSEASSSSASHSSTSSEQPSEAPSSSASPSSSSSEQPSEAPSSSASPSPSSSEQPSEAPSSSASPSSSSSEQPSEAPSSSASPSSSSSEQPSEAPSSSASPSPSSSEQPSEAPSSSASPSPSSSEQPSEAPSSSASPSSSSSEQPSEAPSSSAAPNSESTPCEEPSEAPSSSASPSSTSSEQPSEAPSSSASPSSSSSEQPSEAPSSSASPSSSSSEQPSEAPSSSASPSSSSSEQPSEAPSSSASPSSSSSEQPSEAPSSSASPSSSSSEQPSEAPSSSASPSPSSSEQPSEAPSSSASPSSSSSEQPSEAPSSSAAPNSESTPCEEPSEAPSSSASPSSTSSEQLSEAPSSSASPSSSSSEQPSEAPSSSASPSSSSSEQPSEAPSSSASPSSSSSEQPSEAPSSSASPSSSSSEQPSEAPSSSASPSSSSSEQPSEAPSSSASPSPSSSEQPSEAPSSSASPSTSSFEQPSEAPSSSASPSSSSPEQPSEAPSSSASPISESTPCEESSKAPSSSASPSTSSSEQPSEAPSSSTSPSPSSSEQPSEEPSSSTSPSSSSSEQPSVTPSSSASPSSESTPCEDPSEAPSSSASPSSSSSEQPSEAPSSSASPNSSSSEQPSEAPSSSASPSSSSSEQPSEAPSSSASPSSSSSEQPSVAPSSSASPSSSSSEQPSEAPSSSASPSSESTPCEEPSEAPSSSASPSSSSSEQPSEAPSSSASPSSSSSDQPSEAPSSSASPSSSSSEQPSEAPSSSASPSSESTPCEEPSEAPSSSASPSSSSSEQPSEAPSSSASPSSSSSEQPSEAPSSSASPSSSSSEQPSEAPSSSASPSSSSSEQPSEAPSSSASPSPSSSEQPSEAPSSSASPSSSSSEQPSEAPSSSASPSSSSSDQPSEAPSSSASPSSSSSEQPSEAPSSSTSPSSESTPCEEPSEAPSSSASPSSSSSEQPSEAPSSSASPSSSSSEQPSEAPSSSASPSSSSSDQPSEAPSSSASPSSSSSEQPSEAPSSSASPSSESTPCEEPSEAPSSSASPSSSSSEQPSEAPSSSASPSSSSSEQPSEAPSSSASPSSSSSEQPSEAPSSSVSPSSSSSEQPSEAPSSSASPSPSSSEQPSEAPSSSASPSSSSSEQPSEAPSSSASPSPSSSEQPSEAPSSSASPSSSSSEQPSEAPSSSASPSPSSSEQPSEAPSSSASPSSSSSEQPSEAPSSSASPSSSSSEQPSEAPSSSASPSSSSSEQPSEAPSSSASPSSSSSEQPTEAPSSSASPSSSSSEQPSEAPSSSAAPSSSSSEQPSEAPSSSASPSSSSSEQPSEAPSSSASPSSESTPCEEPSEAPSSSASPSSESTPCEEPSEAPSSSASPSSSSSEQPSEAPSSSASPSSSSSEQPSEAPSSSASPTSSSSEQPSVGPSSSPSPSSDSTPCDESSEGPSSSGSPSSSSSPQPSGAPSSSASPSTDSTPWTPSTGVPYHFTNPAGRHCICY is encoded by the exons ATGAAGATACTCGTGTCCTCTCTACTCTTCCTTGTGGTTTCTACCACGGCCCTCTCG ATACAACCAAATCGAGTGGATCTAAGAAGAAATTCAccaataaatacaataagcaAAATTGAAGCAAGTCTAGGAATAAGAGCACAAGGAAAAGGAGCAGTGAATTCAGGACAGAGTACAGCAGCGCATGGAGGATCAAGTGCAGTCGTTAACATAGGAATAAATgcaggaggaaaaggaggagtgAATTCGGGAAAGAATACAGGAGCGTATGCAGGATCAAATGTAAACGCAAAAATAGGATTAGGTGCAGTAGTAGGAGCAGGAGTGAATTCAGGAAAGAATACAGGAGCGTATGGAGGATCAAATGCAAACGCTAAAATAGGAGTAGCTACAGCAGTAGGAGCAGGAGTGAATTCAGGAAAGAATACAGGATCGCATGGAGGATCAAATGCAAACGCTAAAATAGGAGTAGCTACAGCAGTAGGAGCAGGAGTGAATTCAGGAAAGAATACAGGATCGCATGGAGGATCAAATGCAAACGCTAAAATAGGAGTAGCTACAGCAGTAGGAGCAGGAGTGAATTCAGGAAAGAATACAGGATCGCATGGAGGATCAAATGCAAACGCTAAAATAGGAGTAGCTACAGCAGTAGGAGCAGGAGTGAATTCAGGAAAGAATACAGGAGGGCATGGAGGATCAAATGTAAACGCTAAAATAGGAATAGGTGCAGCAGGAGGAGTAAATGCGAGAGGAGACTCAAAAGCTGGTCTAGGAATATATGCAGGAGTACATGGAGGATCACATGCAAGAGCTGATTTAGGAATAAAGGGAGGAATAAATGCAGCAGGACATGGACGATCAGGTTCAAACACTGGTGCAAATGTAAATGCAGGAATAAATGtgagaacgaaagaaggatCAAGTGCAAAAGCTAGTATAGGAATAAATGCAGGAGTAAATGTGGGAGCGCATGGAAGATCAAATGCAGGAGCTAAAATAGGAATAAACACAAGAGTACATGCGGGAGATAATAGAGGATCAAAAGCAGGAGCAAATCTAGGAATAAGTGCAGGTCTACATACAAGATGGAACCTTCCCTCTCAAGAACATAACCAACACAAAAACCATCATGAATCTCATTTATCTTACATTCCCAGTTTCCATAATCTACCCAAATTACCACATATACCATTACCACATATACCATTGCCACATATACCATTACCTCATATACCATTTCCACCTTTCCACTTTTGGTCCACTAgcactacttctactactactgaAAAACCATGTGAATCTGAGTCTACTAGCTCTTCTACTTCTAAACATCCAATTGAAACATCGAGTAGCTCTGCATCGCCTAGTTCTTCCAGTCCCAAACAACCAAGCGTAGCACCAAGCAGCTCAGCCTCGCCTAGTTCCTTCAACTCTGAACAACCCAGTGAAGCACCTAGTAGTTCGGTCTCACCAAGTTCTGAATCTACCCCTTGTGAAGAACCAAGCAAAGCACCCAGCAGCTCTGCCTCACCAAGTTCTTCAAGTTCTGAACAACCTAGTGAAGCACCTAGCAGCTCTGCCTCGCCTAGTTCTTCCAGTTCTGAACAACCAAGCGCAGCACCCAGCAGCTCTGCCTCACCAAGTTCTTCAAGTTCTGAACAACCTAGTGAAGCACCTAGCAGCTCTGCCTCGCCTAGTTCTTCCAGTTCTGAACAACCAAGCGCAGCACCCAGCAGCTCTGCCTCACCAAGTCCTTCCAGTTCTGAACGACCTAGTGAAGAACCCAGCAGTTCTGCCTCACCTAGTTCTTCCAGTTCTGAAAAACCCAGTGAAGCACCCAGCAGCCCTGCCTCGCCTAGTTCTTCCAGTTCTGAACAACCAAGTGAAGCATCTAGTAGTTCGGCCTCACCAAATTCGGAATCTACTCCTTGTGAAGAACCAAGCGAAGCACCCAGCAGCTCTGCCTCGCCTAGTTCTACCAGTTCTGAACAACCTAGTGAAGCATCCAGCAGCTCTGCCTCGCCTAGTTCTTCCAGTTCTGAACAGCCCAGTGAAGCACCCAGCAGCTCTGCCTCGCCTAGTTCTTCCAGTTCTGAACAACCCAGTGAAGCACCCAGCAGCTCTGCCTCGCCTAGTTCTTCCAGTTCTGAACAACCAAGTGAAGCAACCAGCAGTTCTGCCTCACCAAGTCCTTCAAGTTCAGAACAACCAAGCGAAGCACCAAGCAGCTCTGCCTCGC CAAGTCCTTCCAGTTCAGAACAACCAAGCGAAGCACCAAGCAGCTCTGCCTCGCCTAGTTCTTCCAGTTCTGAACAACCAAGTGAAGCACCTAGTAGTTCGGCCGCACCAAATTCGGAATCTACTCCTTGTGAAGAACCAAGCGAAGCATCTAGCAGCTCTGCCTCGCATAGTTCTACTAGTTCTGAACAACCCAGTGAAGCACCCAGCAGCTCTGCCTCGCCTAGTTCTTCCAGTTCTGAACAACCCAGTGAAGCACCCAGCAGTTCTGCCTCACCCAGTCCTTCCAGTTCAGAGCAACCAAGCGAAGCACCAAGCAGCTCTGCCTCGCCTAGTTCTTCCAGTTCTGAACAACCCAGTGAAGCACCAAGCAGCTCTGCCTCACCAAGCTCTTCTAGTTCTGAACAACCAAGCGAAGCACCCAGCAGTTCTGCCTCACCAAGTCCTTCCAGTTCAGAACAACCAAGCGAAGCACCAAGCAGCTCTGCCTCGC CAAGTCCTTCCAGTTCAGAACAACCAAGCGAAGCACCAAGCAGCTCTGCCTCGCCTAGTTCTTCCAGTTCTGAACAACCAAGTGAAGCACCTAGTAGTTCGGCCGCACCAAATTCGGAATCTACTCCTTGTGAAGAACCAAGCGAAGCACCTAGCAGCTCTGCCTCGCCCAGTTCTACTAGTTCTGAACAACCCAGTGAAGCACCCAGCAGCTCTGCCTCGCCTAGTTCTTCCAGTTCTGAACAGCCCAGTGAAGCACCCAGCAGCTCTGCCTCGCCAAGTTCTTCCAGTTCTGAACAACCCAGTGAAGCACCCAGCAGCTCTGCCTCGCCAAGTTCTTCCAGTTCTGAACAACCCAGTGAAGCACCCAGCAGCTCGGCCTCGCCTAGTTCTTCCAGTTCTGAACAACCCAGTGAAGCACCCAGCAGCTCTGCCTCACCAAGCTCTTCCAGTTCTGAACAACCAAGCGAAGCACCCAGCAGTTCTGCCTCACCGAGTCCTTCCAGTTCAGAACAACCAAGCGAAGCACCAAGCAGCTCTGCCTCGCCTAGTTCTTCCAGTTCTGAACAACCAAGTGAAGCACCTAGTAGTTCGGCCGCACCAAATTCGGAATCCACTCCTTGTGAAGAACCAAGCGAAGCACCTAGCAGCTCTGCCTCGCCTAGTTCTACTAGTTCTGAACAACTCAGTGAAGCACCCAGCAGCTCTGCCTCGCCCAGTTCTTCCAGTTCTGAACAACCCAGTGAAGCACCCAGCAGCTCTGCCTCACCAAGCTCTTCCAGTTCTGAACAACCAAGCGAAGCACCCAGCAGTTCTGCCTCACCAAGCTCTTCCAGTTCTGAACAACCCAGTGAAGCACCCAGCAGCTCTGCCTCGCCAAGTTCTTCCAGTTCTGAACAACCCAGTGAAGCACCCAGCAGCTCGGCCTCGCCTAGTTCTTCCAGTTCTGAACAACCCAGTGAAGCACCCAGCAGTTCTGCCTCACCAAGTCCTTCCAGTTCAGAACAACCAAGCGAAGCACCAAGCAGCTCTGCCTCACCTAGTACTTCCAGTTTTGAACAACCCAGTGAAGCACCCAGCAGCTCTGCCTCGCCTAGTTCTTCGAGTCCTGAACAACCCAGTGAAGCACCTAGTAGCTCTGCCTCGCCAATTTCTGAATCTACTCCTTGTGAAGAATCAAGCAAAGCACCCAGCAGTTCTGCTTCACCAAGTACTTCCAGTTCTGAACAACCAAGTGAAGCACCCAGCAGCTCTACTTCACCTAGTCCTTCCAGTTCTGAACAACCTAGTGAAGAACCCAGCAGCTCTACCTCGCCTAGTTCTTCCAGTTCTGAACAACCGAGCGTAACACCTAGTAGTTCGGCCTCACCAAGTTCTGAATCTACCCCTTGTGAAGATCCGAGCGAAGCACCCAGCAGCTCGGCTTCACCAAGTTCTTCCAGTTCTGAACAACCCAGTGAAGCACCAAGCAGCTCTGCCTCACCTAATTCTTCCAGTTCTGAACAACCCAGTGAAGCACCAAGCAGCTCTGCCTCACCTAGTTCTTCCAGTTCTGAACAACCCAGTGAAGCACCCAGCAGCTCTGCCTCGCCAAGTTCTTCTAGTTCTGAACAACCGAGCGTAGCACCTAGTAGTTCTGCCTCACCAAGTTCTTCCAGTTCTGAACAACCAAGTGAAGCACCCAGCAGCTCTGCCTCACCAAGTTCTGAATCTACCCCTTGTGAAGAACCAAGCGAAGCTCCCAGTAGCTCGGCCTCACCAAGTTCCTCCAGTTCTGAACAACCAAGTGAAGCACCCAGCAGCTCTGCCTCTC CAAGTTCTTCCAGTTCCGATCAACCAAGCGAAGCTCCCAGTAGCTCTGCCTCACCAAGTTCTTCTAGTTCTGAACAACCTAGTGAAGCACCCAGCAGCTCTGCCTCACCAAGTTCTGAATCTACCCCTTGTGAAGAACCAAGCGAAGCACCCAGCAGCTCTGCCTCGCCTAGTTCTTCCAGTTCTGAACAGCCCAGTGAAGCACCCAGCAGCTCTGCCTCGCCAAGTTCTTCCAGTTCTGAACAACCCAGTGAAGCACCCAGCAGCTCGGCCTCGCCTAGTTCTTCCAGTTCTGAACAACCCAGTGAAGCACCCAGCAGCTCTGCCTCACCAAGCTCTTCCAGTTCTGAACAACCAAGCGAAGCACCCAGCAGTTCTGCCTCACCAAGTCCTTCCAGTTCTGAACAACCAAGCGAAGCACCCAGCAGCTCTGCCTCACCTAGTTCTTCCAGTTCTGAACAACCAAGTGAAGCACCCAGCAGCTCTGCCTCACCAAGTTCTTCCAGTTCCGATCAACCAAGCGAAGCTCCCAGTAGCTCTGCCTCACCAAGTTCTTCCAGTTCTGAACAACCAAGTGAAGCACCCAGCAGCTCTACCTCACCAAGTTCTGAATCTACCCCTTGTGAAGAACCAAGCGAAGCACCCAGCAGCTCTGCCTCGCCTAGTTCTTCCAGTTCTGAGCAGCCCAGTGAAGCACCCAGCAGCTCTGCCTCGCCAAGTTCTTCCAGTTCTGAACAACCCAGTGAAGCACCCAGCAGCTCGGCCTCGCCTAGTTCTTCCAGTTCCGATCAACCAAGCGAAGCTCCCAGTAGCTCTGCCTCACCAAGTTCTTCCAGTTCTGAACAACCAAGTGAAGCACCCAGCAGCTCTGCCTCACCAAGTTCTGAATCTACCCCTTGTGAAGAACCAAGCGAAGCACCCAGCAGCTCTGCCTCGCCTAGTTCTTCCAGTTCTGAACAACCCAGTGAAGCACCCAGCAGCTCTGCCTCGCCTAGTTCTTCCAGTTCTGAACAACCCAGTGAAGCACCCAGCAGCTCTGCCTCACCAAGCTCTTCCAGTTCTGAACAACCAAGCGAAGCACCCAGCAGTTCTGTCTCACCAAGCTCTTCCAGTTCTGAACAACCAAGCGAAGCACCCAGCAGTTCTGCCTCACCAAGTCCTTCCAGTTCTGAACAACCAAGCGAAGCACCCAGCAGCTCTGCCTCAC CAAGCTCTTCCAGTTCTGAACAACCAAGCGAAGCACCCAGCAGTTCTGCCTCACCAAGTCCTTCCAGTTCTGAACAACCAAGCGAAGCACCCAGCAGTTCTGCCTCACCAAGCTCTTCCAGTTCTGAACAACCAAGCGAAGCACCCAGCAGTTCTGCCTCACCAAGTCCTTCCAGTTCTGAACAACCAAGCGAAGCACCCAGCAGTTCTGCCTCGCCTAGTTCTTCCAGTTCTGAACAACCCAGTGAAGCACCCAGCAGCTCTGCCTCACCAAGCTCTTCCAGTTCTGAACAACCAAGCGAAGCACCCAGCAGTTCTGCCTCACCAAGCTCTTCCAGTTCTGAGCAACCAAGCGAAGCACCAAGCAGCTCGGCCTCGCCTAGTTCCTCCAGTTCTGAACAACCAACTGAAGCACCCAGCAGCTCTGCCTCGCCTAGTTCTTCCAGTTCTGAACAACCAAGTGAAGCTCCCAGTAGCTCTGCCGCGCCTAGTTCTTCCAGTTCTGAACAACCAAGTGAAGCTCCCAGTAGCTCTGCCTCACCAAGTTCTTCCAGTTCTGAACAACCAAGTGAAGCACCCAGCAGCTCTGCCTCACCAAGTTCTGAATCTACCCCTTGTGAAGAACCAAGCGAAGCAC CCAGCAGCTCTGCCTCACCAAGTTCTGAATCTACCCCTTGTGAAGAACCAAGCGAAGCACCCAGCAGCTCGGCCTCGCCTAGTTCTTCCAGTTCTGAACAACCAAGCGAAGCACCCAGCAGCTCTGCCTCACCTAGTTCTTCCAGTTCTGAGCAACCAAGCGAAGCTCCCAGCAGCTCTGCCTCACCAACTTCTTCCAGTTCTGAACAACCTAGTGTAGGACCTAGTAGTTCGCCCTCACCAAGTTCTGACTCTACTCCTTGTGATGAATCAAGCGAAGGACCAAGCAGTTCTGGCTCCCCTAGTTCTTCCAGTTCTCCCCAACCGAGCGGAGCACCAAGTAGTTCTGCCTCACCAAGTACTGATTCCACCCCTTGGACCCCATCGACTGGTGTACCTTACCACTTTACGAATCCTGCCGGTCGACATTGCATTTgctattga